From one Papilio machaon chromosome 16, ilPapMach1.1, whole genome shotgun sequence genomic stretch:
- the LOC106716650 gene encoding uncharacterized protein LOC106716650: MSTFIIGFICAIVLAVVLIAWLAYYMFCRERHKPEHYQYSIEDLRIRNIEIAQDQDEGVKKKVTAGIFLMPSRHHIDNDYISRPDYPESPAPQLQPKMEKLIEILNDGPVDADVNKNVSFDLSSQCHTSDV, encoded by the exons atgtcaacATTTATCATCGGATTCATTTGCGCCATTGTTTTG gCTGTCGTGTTGATTGCCTGGCTGGCGTACTACATGTTCTGTAGAGAACGGCACAAGCCTGAGCATTATCAATACAGCATCGAAGATTTACGCATCAGAAACATCGAGATTGCACAAGATCAAGACGAAGGCGTGAAGAAAAAAGTGACGgcaggtatttttttaatgccgtcGCGTCATCATATTGACAATGACTATATCAGTAGACCTGATTATCCGGAAAGTCCCGCCCCGCAATTACAACCGAAGATGGAGAAACTGATCGAAATACTCAATGATGGACCCGTCGATGCAGACGTCAACAAAAATGTAAGCTTCGATTTGTCATCGCAGTGCCACACCAGCGACGTGTAA